One segment of Amycolatopsis alba DSM 44262 DNA contains the following:
- a CDS encoding DUF6389 family protein → MDQNEYSRRLRHVLDAHSEDVIARLRTIVKAIGDGVESVQIEVFPDQDGEGTFDVWARFEGPDSFVLNKPIDADRHLFGVVHGETGWEPDVPSLPQGVSADVLVDVVTGWIEAVWAQAFDTPPPVPMEVAGCP, encoded by the coding sequence GTGGACCAGAACGAGTACAGCCGCCGACTTCGCCATGTCCTCGACGCGCATTCCGAGGACGTCATCGCTCGGCTGAGGACGATCGTCAAAGCCATCGGCGACGGCGTCGAAAGCGTGCAGATCGAGGTGTTCCCCGACCAGGACGGCGAGGGAACTTTCGACGTGTGGGCCCGGTTCGAAGGTCCGGATTCCTTCGTCCTCAACAAACCCATCGACGCGGACCGTCATCTCTTCGGTGTCGTTCACGGCGAAACAGGCTGGGAGCCGGATGTGCCGTCCCTCCCGCAGGGCGTCTCGGCGGACGTCCTCGTCGACGTGGTCACCGGCTGGATCGAGGCCGTCTGGGCGCAGGCGTTCGACACTCCGCCGCCGGTTCCCATGGAGGTGGCGGGCTGTCCGTGA